ACCAGAGTTTGACCGTGAAGATCGTTTGATAGAGCACGAGCGCGAGAACGACATAGCGACCATAGCGCAAAATTTTGTCGAGCCATTCGGGTACGCTGATTTCTTTGATGCGAAGTTTGTTCCGCACCCAGGTCATCAAATCCTGCACCGCACCAAACGGACAGACCCAGCCGCAGAACGCGCCGCCCGCGAGCAGAACACCCAGCAACAAACCGCCGCCCAGGATGAGATTGGAGAGATGCGTTTTGGAAACGTACTGACCACCGCTCGACACCCAGCGCCAAAAAGTTTCGACGCCGCCGAACGGGCACAGCGCATCAATCGAAGCGACCGCGCCATCTTCCGTCGCGAGGTTATGCATCACGCTCAACGCGAGGATGAAGCCGGCGAACGCAAGTTGAGTTAGGCGACGCGCGCGTTCGCTCCACATCATTTTGAATCGCCGCAGTGCGGCGGGTGTTTTTGGTTTGAGATCGAGAAACAAGTTGTTCGTGGACATTCGCATTGCCTCCTGTTTTGTTGTCTGCATCATACAAGAGGCGTGTGGAAGAGTGATGGAGAAGCGATAGACGCGCGATGGAAATCGTCCTAGCAACAAGAGACCAGGTTTCTTGGAGAAACCTGGTCTCTGTCGAACAACTTGTGCAAGTTTGCGTTTTTATACAGCGTGAATGAGCGTCCCTTCATCAAACGATTCATCCATCAGCGCGCGCGCGATCACTCCCTCACGCAACGCACTGATAATCCGCACACGAATCATCGGCGCGTGTTCGACAAGCGCGACCATGCCTTGCACCTTGGCGAGCATTCCTCCCGTCACATCAATCCCATGCGACCCTTGCAACTGCGCGATGATGTGCGGAAAATTTCCGGGCGTGATTTCGCGAATCAACTGCGCGGACGCGTCCTCGAATGGATCGGCAGTAAACACACCATCCACGATTCCCGCAAGTAGAATGCGCGTGGGCTTCAGCACCGGCGCGAGGTACGCGAATATCATTTCGGTGGACGCGATGGACATGCGACGCGTTTCGT
The Chloroflexota bacterium genome window above contains:
- a CDS encoding 4Fe-4S binding protein, which codes for MSTNNLFLDLKPKTPAALRRFKMMWSERARRLTQLAFAGFILALSVMHNLATEDGAVASIDALCPFGGVETFWRWVSSGGQYVSKTHLSNLILGGGLLLGVLLAGGAFCGWVCPFGAVQDLMTWVRNKLRIKEISVPEWLDKILRYGRYVVLALVLYQTIFTVKLWFADWDPYRTLFGLGWLFEFDLSTSWFAYAFVLVVLVASLFVERAWCRYTCPLGGAISLVGKLSVLRIQRNGAACKGCNVCEKSCPVKLPVATVDRISSDCIGCLQCVESCPRHATLEVKIAPVWLPNLNSAQAGK